A DNA window from Haloactinospora alba contains the following coding sequences:
- a CDS encoding CDP-alcohol phosphatidyltransferase family protein, with product MASFTLADVREHTYKRRDAWWTVFLVDPLASRLVLFTANRTSITPNQITAGAGVLGAGSAVAFALGTWPWLVLGGVLFHLSFVLDCMDGKIARLKGNGSVFGAWVDFVFDRVRFFVCMMALLLGQWVATGQVVFLLLAPVVTFLDLMRYLNASQVAKTRSTMRQKLRAAAAGEDVSEAGPDDPESTEDDGDNAAAGTGRRLTGDTPGGGTHQDAADTGQTGTRGADADQGGGSGWYERLRSTLLRSRVRMHLFSGIEFEMFVCVVAPVTALLAPLLPVTSLVVGVTVLACAGLALFEVLIVYRLWRATRGFVRELRALRS from the coding sequence ATGGCCAGTTTTACACTCGCGGACGTTCGTGAACACACCTACAAGAGACGCGACGCGTGGTGGACAGTATTCCTTGTCGACCCGCTCGCCTCCCGGCTGGTGCTGTTCACCGCGAACCGTACGAGTATCACCCCCAACCAGATCACCGCGGGTGCCGGGGTTCTCGGTGCGGGATCTGCCGTGGCGTTCGCCCTGGGAACCTGGCCGTGGCTGGTGCTCGGCGGGGTGCTGTTCCACCTGAGCTTCGTCCTGGACTGCATGGACGGGAAGATCGCCCGGTTGAAGGGCAACGGGTCCGTGTTCGGGGCGTGGGTGGACTTCGTCTTCGACCGGGTGCGGTTCTTCGTCTGCATGATGGCGCTGCTCCTGGGGCAGTGGGTGGCCACCGGCCAGGTGGTGTTCCTGCTGCTCGCGCCCGTGGTGACCTTCCTCGACCTGATGCGTTACCTCAACGCCTCCCAGGTCGCCAAGACCCGTTCCACCATGCGGCAGAAACTCCGCGCGGCAGCAGCGGGAGAGGACGTCTCGGAAGCGGGGCCGGACGACCCGGAGAGCACCGAGGACGACGGCGACAACGCCGCCGCTGGGACCGGGCGGAGGCTTACGGGAGACACCCCCGGTGGTGGGACGCACCAGGACGCCGCGGACACCGGACAGACCGGGACCCGCGGCGCTGACGCGGACCAGGGGGGCGGCTCCGGCTGGTACGAGCGGCTGCGCAGCACGCTGCTGCGCAGCCGGGTACGCATGCACCTGTTCAGCGGCATCGAGTTCGAGATGTTCGTGTGCGTTGTCGCACCGGTCACCGCGCTGCTGGCGCCGCTGCTCCCGGTGACCAGTCTGGTGGTGGGGGTGACGGTGCTCGCCTGCGCCGGGCTGGCACTGTTCGAGGTCCTCATCGTGTACAGGTTGTGGCGGGCCACCCGCGGATTCGTCCGGGAGCTGCGCGCCCTCCGGTCGTGA
- a CDS encoding GuaB1 family IMP dehydrogenase-related protein: protein MRFLNNQVPEHDLTYSDVFMVPRRSAVGSRLDVDLTSSDSTGTTIPIVVANMTAVAGRRMAETIARRGGIAVLPQDIPLDVVAEVVSWVKQRHLVHDTAITLGPQNTIGDALNLLPKRAHNAVIVVDDQWQPLGVVTEGDCVGVDRFTQLHEVMSTDLLTLPADIDPRDAFRKLNDFRHRLAPAVDASGALVGVLTRTGALRATLYDPATDGNGSLRIAAAIGINGDVAGKAGELLAAGVDALVIDTAHGHQDKMLAALRKVRALSPDVPIVAGNVVTADGTRDLIEAGADIVKAGVGPGAMCTTRMMTAVGRPQFSAVLECAEAAREMGKSVWADGGVRHPRDVALALAAGASNVMVGSWFAGTYESPGDATRDAQGRMYKESFGMASARAVRLRTSEDSAFERARKALFEEGISSGRMYLDPERPGVEDLIDQIVAGVRSSLTYSGASNLAEFHERATVGVQSSAGFNEGMPVPTSW from the coding sequence GTGCGCTTTCTGAACAACCAGGTCCCCGAACACGACCTGACCTACAGCGATGTGTTCATGGTTCCGCGGCGCTCGGCCGTGGGTTCCCGGTTGGACGTGGATCTCACGTCCTCCGACAGCACCGGAACCACGATTCCTATCGTAGTGGCGAACATGACCGCCGTCGCAGGTCGGCGCATGGCGGAGACCATCGCCCGCCGCGGCGGGATCGCGGTCCTTCCCCAGGACATTCCGCTCGACGTGGTGGCGGAGGTGGTCTCGTGGGTCAAGCAGCGCCACCTCGTGCACGACACGGCGATCACCCTGGGCCCGCAGAACACCATCGGTGACGCGTTGAACCTGCTGCCGAAACGCGCCCACAACGCGGTCATCGTGGTCGACGACCAGTGGCAGCCGCTCGGGGTCGTGACCGAGGGCGACTGCGTCGGCGTGGACCGGTTCACCCAGCTGCACGAGGTCATGTCCACCGACCTGCTGACCCTACCGGCCGACATCGACCCGCGGGACGCGTTCCGGAAACTGAACGACTTCCGGCACCGGCTGGCACCGGCCGTCGACGCCTCGGGCGCGCTGGTGGGGGTCCTCACCCGCACCGGAGCGCTGCGCGCCACGCTGTACGACCCGGCGACCGACGGCAACGGCAGCCTGCGGATCGCCGCCGCGATCGGCATCAACGGCGACGTCGCCGGCAAAGCCGGCGAGCTGCTCGCGGCCGGAGTGGACGCGCTCGTCATCGACACCGCGCACGGGCACCAGGACAAGATGCTCGCGGCGTTGCGCAAGGTCCGCGCGCTCAGCCCGGATGTTCCGATCGTGGCGGGCAACGTGGTGACCGCCGATGGGACCCGGGACCTCATCGAGGCGGGTGCCGATATCGTCAAGGCCGGGGTGGGCCCCGGCGCCATGTGCACCACGCGGATGATGACGGCTGTGGGGCGACCGCAGTTCTCCGCGGTACTGGAGTGCGCCGAGGCCGCGCGCGAGATGGGCAAGTCGGTGTGGGCCGACGGGGGTGTGCGCCACCCGCGGGATGTCGCCCTGGCTCTGGCGGCGGGCGCGTCCAACGTGATGGTGGGCTCCTGGTTCGCCGGCACCTACGAGTCACCGGGCGACGCGACACGCGACGCCCAGGGCCGGATGTACAAGGAGAGCTTCGGAATGGCCTCGGCGCGCGCCGTCCGGCTGCGCACCTCGGAGGACTCGGCGTTCGAGCGCGCGCGCAAGGCGCTGTTCGAGGAGGGGATCTCCAGCGGCCGGATGTACCTGGACCCGGAGCGTCCCGGCGTGGAGGACCTGATCGACCAGATCGTCGCGGGGGTCCGCAGCTCCCTGACGTACTCCGGTGCCAGCAACCTCGCGGAGTTCCACGAACGGGCGACCGTGGGAGTGCAGAGCTCCGCCGGTTTCAACGAGGGGATGCCCGTGCCGACGAGCTGGTGA
- a CDS encoding ABC transporter ATP-binding protein: MRRATGARVEANGLALRTRQGPVYAGVTFTALPGSLTAFHATSGSGRTSLLLSLAGRMRPSHGSLHVDGHPVPASARRVRRVSALGLFDGVNDLDERLRVTEHLSERTHLRLRPAGRSQHRAALSDADLPDVDTRALVRDLSMVEKRRLGVALALLEEPRLLLVDNADHGLTPDEQADFARTLGKLADAGLTVVASCTDATAFQDRATTIPLTRGARPPSAEPSEPSGRHRRFGAGSLLPGRRRVPRRTPETEQEAPERDTGEQAPAPRKEHT; encoded by the coding sequence ATGCGCCGGGCGACAGGAGCCCGCGTCGAGGCCAACGGGCTCGCGCTGCGCACCAGGCAGGGGCCGGTGTACGCCGGCGTCACGTTCACGGCCCTCCCCGGGTCCCTCACCGCGTTCCACGCCACGTCGGGCAGCGGACGCACCTCACTGCTGCTGAGCCTCGCCGGCCGCATGCGGCCCTCCCACGGTTCCCTCCACGTCGACGGCCACCCCGTTCCCGCATCGGCCCGACGGGTGCGCCGCGTGTCCGCGCTCGGCCTGTTCGACGGTGTGAACGACCTGGACGAGCGGCTACGCGTCACCGAACACCTCAGTGAACGCACGCACCTGCGGCTACGCCCCGCGGGGCGGTCACAGCACCGCGCCGCCCTGTCCGACGCCGACCTGCCCGACGTGGACACCCGCGCACTCGTCCGAGACCTCTCCATGGTGGAGAAACGCCGACTCGGTGTGGCGCTGGCCCTCCTGGAGGAGCCCCGCCTGCTGCTCGTCGACAACGCCGACCACGGGCTCACCCCCGACGAGCAGGCCGATTTCGCCCGCACCCTCGGGAAACTCGCCGACGCGGGACTCACCGTCGTCGCGTCGTGCACCGACGCGACCGCGTTCCAGGACCGCGCCACCACCATCCCGCTCACCCGCGGCGCGCGACCGCCCTCGGCCGAACCGTCCGAACCGTCCGGGCGGCACCGGCGGTTCGGCGCCGGTTCGCTACTACCGGGCAGGCGGCGCGTCCCGCGCCGCACCCCGGAAACGGAGCAGGAAGCCCCCGAACGGGACACCGGGGAACAGGCCCCGGCGCCGCGAAAGGAGCACACGTGA
- a CDS encoding YhgE/Pip domain-containing protein, which yields MKPPTFRTLPTLRLSGLSVLSFLRAPLPAAALAALVLVPLLYSGLYLWSFWDPFGRTGDLPVALVNEDRPATADGEELAAGDELADTLTSRDDLDWHLVDEREAEAGVRDGRYYVALTIPEDFSANLAAPSDENAEPDPAMLEVQYDDANNYIARQLLSAAFGEVESAAGESAIGRYFDTMFLGFNEIHGRTQEAAEGAGELSEGADDAEDGSGDLHEGLGDAEDGSDELSSGLAQLHDGSSELADGSATASDEVSDAVDKIDSVADDTVPLLEENAEDVEDTAETVADAADTVATAVDELPETSEEDLTAIRDTRDRLDTYLEENPDLEESDPQLYTLLTDARDVADDAAAVNGFVHDNRDRIDTIGERASTVHDVASDIADAAPDAADKVEDVQDKANKLDTALQDIADGSSDLEDGLEEAHEGSVDLNDGISALHSGAGDLSDGLSELNDGSEELAAGLDDGVDRIPTYDGDERDSRQDMMSGPVQLSSVVDNEAPNYGTGFAPFFITLSLWVGTMVTYMVLPAAPKRALAASAPAWRVALSGWFPALAVGGVQVLAMLGVLHFMLGLDAQRWLALIGLLALTSATFAAMVQWINARFGPAGRILALALLMLQLTSAGGTYPIQTSHEFFQTIAPYLPMSWVVSAARHLVSGGPLDAVWGACAVLTCYLLVSLLLTWVTTARSRTWTVGKLYPALSL from the coding sequence GTGAAACCCCCCACGTTCCGGACGCTGCCCACCCTGCGGCTCAGCGGCCTGTCCGTCCTCTCCTTCCTGCGCGCACCACTGCCCGCCGCCGCCCTGGCGGCGCTGGTCCTGGTGCCGCTCCTGTACTCCGGGCTGTACCTGTGGTCGTTCTGGGACCCGTTCGGCAGGACGGGCGACCTGCCGGTCGCGCTCGTCAACGAGGACAGGCCGGCGACCGCCGACGGGGAGGAACTGGCGGCCGGGGACGAGCTCGCCGACACCCTGACCAGCCGCGACGATCTCGACTGGCACCTCGTGGACGAGCGGGAGGCCGAAGCCGGGGTCCGCGACGGGCGCTACTACGTCGCCCTCACCATCCCCGAGGACTTCAGCGCGAACCTCGCCGCACCCTCCGACGAGAACGCCGAACCCGACCCGGCCATGCTCGAGGTGCAGTACGACGACGCCAACAACTACATCGCCCGGCAGCTGCTCAGCGCCGCCTTCGGCGAGGTGGAGTCCGCGGCGGGCGAGTCCGCCATCGGGCGTTACTTCGACACCATGTTCCTCGGGTTCAACGAGATACACGGCCGCACCCAGGAAGCCGCGGAGGGGGCCGGGGAACTGTCCGAGGGAGCCGACGACGCCGAGGACGGGTCCGGCGACCTCCACGAGGGCCTGGGAGACGCCGAGGACGGGTCCGACGAACTGAGCTCGGGACTCGCACAGCTGCACGACGGCTCCTCCGAGCTCGCCGACGGTTCCGCCACCGCCTCCGACGAGGTCTCCGACGCCGTCGACAAGATCGACTCGGTGGCCGACGACACCGTTCCGCTGCTCGAGGAGAACGCCGAGGACGTCGAGGACACCGCCGAGACCGTCGCCGACGCCGCCGACACCGTCGCCACGGCGGTCGACGAGCTACCCGAGACCAGTGAGGAGGACCTGACCGCGATCCGGGACACCCGCGACCGGCTGGACACCTACCTCGAGGAGAACCCCGACCTGGAGGAGAGCGACCCGCAGCTGTACACGCTGCTCACCGACGCGCGCGACGTCGCCGACGATGCGGCCGCGGTCAACGGGTTCGTGCACGACAACCGGGACCGGATCGACACCATCGGCGAGAGGGCCAGCACGGTCCACGACGTCGCCTCCGACATCGCCGACGCGGCCCCCGATGCCGCCGACAAGGTCGAGGACGTCCAGGACAAGGCGAACAAGCTCGACACCGCGCTGCAGGACATCGCCGACGGCAGCAGTGACCTCGAGGACGGACTCGAGGAGGCCCACGAGGGGTCCGTGGACCTCAACGACGGCATCAGCGCCCTCCACAGCGGCGCGGGAGACCTCAGCGACGGCCTCTCCGAGCTCAACGACGGCTCGGAGGAACTCGCGGCGGGGCTGGACGACGGGGTGGACCGGATCCCCACCTACGACGGGGACGAGCGGGACAGCCGTCAGGACATGATGAGCGGCCCCGTCCAGCTCAGTTCCGTCGTGGACAACGAGGCCCCCAACTACGGGACCGGTTTCGCCCCGTTCTTCATCACGCTGTCGCTGTGGGTGGGAACCATGGTGACCTACATGGTGCTCCCGGCCGCACCGAAGCGGGCCCTGGCGGCGAGTGCCCCGGCGTGGCGGGTGGCGCTGTCCGGCTGGTTCCCGGCGCTCGCCGTCGGCGGTGTCCAGGTGCTGGCGATGCTGGGGGTGCTGCACTTCATGCTCGGGCTGGACGCCCAACGGTGGCTGGCACTCATCGGGTTGTTGGCGCTGACCTCGGCCACGTTCGCCGCCATGGTGCAGTGGATCAACGCGAGGTTCGGCCCGGCCGGGCGGATCCTGGCTCTCGCGCTGCTCATGTTGCAGCTCACGTCGGCTGGTGGTACCTATCCCATCCAGACCAGTCACGAGTTCTTCCAGACCATCGCGCCGTACCTGCCGATGAGCTGGGTGGTCTCGGCTGCCCGGCACCTGGTCAGCGGCGGCCCGCTCGACGCGGTGTGGGGCGCGTGCGCGGTCCTGACCTGCTACCTGCTCGTCTCCCTGCTGCTGACCTGGGTCACCACGGCACGCAGCCGGACCTGGACCGTGGGGAAGCTGTACCCGGCGCTGTCCCTGTGA
- a CDS encoding TetR/AcrR family transcriptional regulator, translating into MFPSPPEDTGCASRKPVTARRQGTRQRLFEAAVALISEQGVESTSVDRIAERAGVAKGTVYYNFSGKEELYATLIEWGVDRLAGDLRAASAGPPREALFSVLRAELEFIGTHEALARLLMAEAWRTGQAWYTTARHIRDDAIGAIAELLDSMAAEGQIPSDLDTGVASSALFGMTVTVALDWRALQPERPIEEIHATLVRMAEGFLTAP; encoded by the coding sequence GTGTTTCCTTCCCCGCCCGAGGACACGGGGTGCGCGTCCCGGAAACCGGTGACCGCGCGCCGCCAGGGGACACGCCAGCGGCTGTTCGAGGCCGCCGTCGCGCTCATCTCCGAACAGGGCGTCGAGTCCACCAGTGTGGACCGCATCGCGGAACGCGCCGGTGTCGCCAAGGGCACCGTGTACTACAACTTCTCCGGCAAGGAGGAGCTCTACGCCACCCTCATCGAGTGGGGGGTGGACCGGCTCGCGGGCGACCTGCGGGCGGCTTCCGCCGGTCCACCGCGGGAGGCCCTGTTCTCGGTGCTGCGCGCCGAGCTGGAGTTCATCGGCACCCACGAGGCCCTCGCCCGGCTGCTGATGGCCGAGGCGTGGCGCACCGGCCAGGCGTGGTACACCACCGCGCGCCACATCCGCGACGACGCGATCGGAGCGATCGCCGAACTGCTGGACAGCATGGCCGCAGAGGGCCAGATCCCGTCCGACCTGGACACCGGGGTGGCCAGTTCGGCGCTGTTCGGTATGACGGTGACCGTCGCGCTGGACTGGCGCGCCCTCCAGCCGGAGCGCCCCATCGAGGAGATCCACGCCACCCTGGTGCGGATGGCGGAGGGTTTCCTCACCGCTCCCTGA
- a CDS encoding DUF3592 domain-containing protein, giving the protein MAGLVVLVFLLRHVRFSVFLARNGARAEGVIVGYRETSTSSRMVVRFLTEDGRQIFATHDSTGWTASRNGDPVVVLYDPGRPDQARIVDAPWLSSWVRVMFGLLAVALIAVGMLFAAVTWG; this is encoded by the coding sequence GTGGCCGGGCTCGTGGTGCTCGTGTTCCTGCTCCGGCACGTGCGTTTCTCGGTGTTCCTCGCCCGGAACGGGGCGCGCGCCGAGGGGGTGATCGTCGGTTACCGGGAAACCAGTACCTCGTCCCGGATGGTGGTGCGTTTCCTGACCGAGGACGGCCGGCAGATCTTCGCCACCCACGACAGCACGGGCTGGACCGCCTCCCGCAACGGCGACCCCGTGGTGGTGCTCTACGACCCGGGACGGCCGGACCAGGCCCGCATCGTCGACGCGCCGTGGCTGAGCAGTTGGGTGCGGGTGATGTTCGGCCTGTTGGCGGTCGCCCTGATCGCCGTGGGGATGCTCTTCGCCGCCGTCACCTGGGGGTGA